CGATACTCTTTTTTGAGAGCGGCAAGACTGTCGGATTTTTCGGATATTCTTTGTTTTAAATCCAAAAAAACGACATCCAACGCTTCGATTCTTTCCGGAATTTTTTCAAGTGCAGCACCAAGGCGGGCCAAATCAGTTTCCAGCGTTTGGAACGCAATCAGAACATCAAGTTTATTTTTCATGGCACCCTGTAAATTCGTAGTTTGTTTTCAGGCCGAGCGGTTCCTTCTCGGCGCATTTTTGTTTTTTTATATGATTACAAAATGACAAACGGATTGTTCTCAACATGACTCGCTTGAACTATAACGGAATCTCCCCGGGCATTGAACACTTCCGTCAGTCTTGCCGCAAGCGCATCCACCATAAGGTGTTCAGAGGCAAAATGGCCGATATCGATAAGTCCCAAACGGTTCATTTCGGCTTCCCGTGCATCATGATATCGCAGATCACCACTAACATACACCTCGGCCCCGGAAGCATAAACAGAACTCAAAAGGCCTGCTCCGCTGCCGGTACAAACCGCTATTGTATAAACCGCCATTTCCGGGTTGCCGACCATGGCCACATGATCGAGGGATAGGCTTTTTTTAATCGTTAACGCCAACGTTTTCAGATTGGTGGGCTGAGGCAGAGTTCCGATTCGCCCTAACCCCTGGAGAACCGGCAAGGAATTTTTTTTAGGGCTTTCCCCAG
The genomic region above belongs to Desulfobacterales bacterium and contains:
- a CDS encoding Nif3-like dinuclear metal center hexameric protein, yielding MTLFVQDIISIMEAIAPPELAEKWDNVGLQIGKRNWPVQKVVTALDPCPEVFRDAIHQQANLLITHHPLLFSPIKSIDLDSPVGAMIDDALKNRLAVYAAHTNLDSTADGLNDILAQRIGLTNIAVLLSAERPGESPKKNSLPVLQGLGRIGTLPQPTNLKTLALTIKKSLSLDHVAMVGNPEMAVYTIAVCTGSGAGLLSSVYASGAEVYVSGDLRYHDAREAEMNRLGLIDIGHFASEHLMVDALAARLTEVFNARGDSVIVQASHVENNPFVIL